A genomic region of Nostoc sp. UHCC 0702 contains the following coding sequences:
- a CDS encoding BamA/TamA family outer membrane protein: MRIQIAVILMVTMLVGGGHQEALADLQASTQDGASDVVTWGYAKYGNYIRPNAVEIPTVESTQTVEFSQRIVKDIQIIFVNEKDQSVDDKGRPIKGRTQKDFLIGLLKIKPGQVFREDALQKDLQRLRRLESLDKVKGLFEEDATGVNIIYRIKERRFPAIKFGGGSSEDIGLYGEVGYEDANISGLNDQLNANFQLGGKGVQYNTEFTSPYRPGEPNRLGYSVKAFRTRDLSRTFNEDIRLANGDKVREGRIGGSVAVLGAFDDWDTAVGLNYTRISLRDRDYNVAQVDRLGNPLTISGTGIDDLFTLSFAVSKDDRDRRDNPTQGSILTLSTEQAIPIGLGNISSNRLRGNYIQYLPVKWLGNNQSDENPEILAVNLQLGTIIGDFSPTDAFEIGGLNSVRGYGSGKVASGRTYGLASVEYRFPIFQWLGGVFFTDFASDFGSGKTVLGEPGVQRGKPGSGFGYGVGVRANSPFGLIRGDLGISDQGEVRLEVTTGQRF; encoded by the coding sequence ATGCGTATTCAAATAGCTGTAATTTTGATGGTGACGATGTTGGTGGGTGGGGGACATCAAGAGGCGCTTGCAGACTTGCAAGCTTCTACTCAGGATGGGGCTAGTGATGTTGTAACATGGGGCTATGCGAAATATGGTAACTATATCAGACCAAATGCAGTAGAAATACCTACAGTTGAAAGTACCCAGACTGTTGAGTTTTCCCAGCGAATTGTCAAAGATATCCAGATTATTTTTGTGAATGAAAAAGATCAATCAGTTGATGACAAAGGTCGCCCTATTAAAGGGCGTACTCAAAAAGATTTTCTCATTGGTCTTTTAAAAATCAAGCCTGGTCAGGTATTCCGTGAAGATGCACTTCAAAAAGACTTGCAACGACTCAGGAGATTAGAGTCACTCGATAAAGTCAAGGGTTTGTTTGAAGAAGATGCAACTGGAGTTAATATTATCTACAGAATTAAAGAGCGCCGCTTCCCTGCTATTAAGTTCGGAGGAGGGAGTAGCGAAGATATTGGGCTTTATGGTGAAGTTGGTTATGAAGATGCAAATATTAGCGGTTTAAACGATCAACTAAATGCAAATTTTCAGTTAGGCGGTAAAGGTGTTCAATATAATACTGAATTCACGAGTCCATATCGTCCTGGAGAACCGAACCGCTTAGGCTACAGCGTTAAAGCTTTTCGCACGAGAGATTTATCCCGAACTTTCAACGAAGACATTCGACTAGCTAACGGCGACAAAGTGCGCGAAGGCAGGATTGGTGGTTCTGTGGCGGTTTTAGGCGCTTTCGATGATTGGGATACAGCTGTTGGTTTGAACTACACCAGGATAAGTTTACGCGATCGCGATTACAATGTTGCACAAGTCGATAGATTAGGTAATCCCCTGACTATCAGCGGTACCGGCATTGATGACTTATTTACATTATCCTTTGCGGTGTCCAAAGACGATCGCGATCGTCGTGACAATCCCACTCAAGGTTCAATCCTCACACTGAGTACAGAACAAGCCATACCCATTGGACTAGGCAATATTTCCAGCAACCGACTACGGGGAAACTATATCCAATATCTACCAGTTAAGTGGCTAGGTAACAATCAGTCAGATGAAAATCCAGAAATATTAGCTGTGAATTTACAACTTGGCACAATCATTGGAGATTTTTCACCAACTGATGCCTTTGAAATCGGCGGATTAAATTCTGTCAGAGGCTACGGATCTGGTAAAGTTGCCAGTGGTCGTACTTATGGCTTAGCTTCTGTAGAATATCGTTTTCCAATTTTCCAATGGCTAGGAGGAGTTTTCTTTACTGACTTCGCCTCAGATTTTGGTTCAGGGAAAACAGTATTAGGAGAACCAGGTGTACAGAGAGGCAAACCTGGGAGTGGCTTTGGATACGGCGTAGGTGTACGTGCAAATTCACCCTTCGGACTAATTCGCGGTGACTTAGGAATTAGCGACCAAGGAGAAGTAAGATTAGAAGTTACCACTGGACAAAGGTTTTGA
- a CDS encoding FAD-dependent oxidoreductase, which translates to MSQLFNSPESSTISRRALLKVFGIGTIAGVTGYSRFSKPKPTVFQKDTFSLPRLLKQEKSVVVIGGGLAGLACAYELSQRGFAVTLLEKSPQLGGKIASWQIEAAGETFIMEHGFHGFFPQYYNLNSIVAELGINDHFESLNSYSVLYRDRKYKPEVFRPSSSAFPWNIIDLAIASPNRFKWGINLTKLKHLQVFQAISGFQREKNYQRFDSISVADWVQTEFPQGLYDLYFLPFAKSSLNAPDTMSVGELMQFFHFYFFGNPEGLAFNGTKDDMGTSLVQPIAKAILNNGGKIITGANVSEVTAIDDNIHELKYDRGGSQNNVSFWVKRNANIETDYSTSLQYFGAADEMFAVSPDSKQAISLTCTHQGCTVQMAEDGKFHCPCHGAVFAADGKVLKGPAQRDLSKFQVVQQQDEELQLIATNQESPSAEIIQADYYVFATDVPGVQQLFKRVSGDVTQKVRSQVEKLSIADPFAVCRFWFDRDFVWQQSNFTSLSGYQLTDSITLYHRIQEQFIDWAQRTGGSVVELHAYCYKQKEFPTQQALLTAFERELYEIVPELKQANLLHRELVNQHNFSGYPPNSYAERPETSTSISNLLFAGDWVKMPFPCGLMERAVSSGLLAANEILSREGLQRRSLFSVNPEGLLQI; encoded by the coding sequence ATGAGTCAACTATTTAATTCACCGGAATCATCTACTATCTCCCGCCGCGCCCTACTGAAAGTGTTTGGTATTGGTACGATCGCAGGAGTAACAGGATACTCCCGGTTTAGCAAGCCAAAACCAACGGTATTTCAAAAAGATACTTTCAGTTTGCCGCGTCTACTGAAACAAGAGAAAAGTGTTGTAGTCATTGGGGGTGGTTTAGCAGGTTTAGCTTGTGCTTACGAATTGAGTCAGCGAGGATTTGCAGTCACACTTTTAGAAAAATCTCCTCAACTCGGTGGGAAAATTGCTAGTTGGCAAATAGAAGCGGCTGGTGAAACCTTCATTATGGAACATGGTTTTCATGGTTTTTTCCCACAGTACTATAACTTGAATAGTATAGTTGCAGAGTTGGGGATAAATGATCACTTTGAATCGTTAAATTCTTATTCGGTTCTCTACCGCGATCGCAAATATAAACCAGAGGTATTTCGCCCTAGTAGTTCTGCGTTTCCCTGGAATATAATAGATTTAGCGATCGCTTCTCCCAACCGCTTCAAATGGGGAATCAATCTCACAAAGTTAAAACATTTGCAAGTATTTCAAGCGATTAGTGGTTTTCAGAGAGAAAAGAATTATCAGCGGTTTGATAGTATATCAGTTGCTGATTGGGTTCAAACAGAATTTCCCCAAGGTTTATACGACTTGTATTTTCTCCCTTTTGCCAAATCTAGCTTGAATGCACCAGACACCATGAGTGTGGGAGAACTGATGCAATTCTTCCACTTTTATTTTTTTGGCAACCCTGAAGGTTTAGCTTTTAATGGTACTAAAGATGATATGGGCACAAGTTTAGTACAACCTATTGCCAAGGCAATTCTGAATAATGGGGGTAAAATTATTACTGGTGCAAATGTGAGTGAAGTTACTGCAATAGACGATAATATTCATGAATTAAAATATGATCGCGGTGGCAGTCAAAACAATGTTAGCTTTTGGGTAAAACGAAACGCTAACATAGAGACAGATTATAGCACATCTCTACAATATTTTGGTGCGGCTGATGAAATGTTTGCTGTGTCACCTGATAGTAAACAAGCAATTTCTCTTACCTGCACTCACCAAGGTTGTACTGTGCAGATGGCAGAGGATGGTAAATTTCATTGTCCTTGTCATGGTGCAGTTTTTGCTGCTGATGGTAAAGTTTTAAAAGGGCCTGCTCAAAGGGATTTATCTAAGTTTCAAGTAGTACAGCAGCAAGATGAGGAGTTGCAACTTATAGCGACAAATCAGGAATCACCATCAGCAGAGATCATCCAAGCAGATTATTATGTCTTTGCTACCGATGTGCCGGGAGTGCAACAACTGTTTAAACGAGTTAGTGGTGATGTAACTCAAAAAGTGCGATCGCAAGTAGAAAAGTTGAGTATCGCCGATCCGTTTGCTGTTTGTCGTTTCTGGTTTGACCGTGATTTTGTTTGGCAACAGAGTAATTTTACTTCTTTATCTGGCTACCAACTAACTGACAGTATCACCCTTTATCATCGCATTCAAGAACAATTCATTGACTGGGCACAACGCACTGGTGGTAGCGTTGTTGAGTTACATGCCTATTGCTATAAACAAAAAGAATTCCCGACTCAGCAAGCTTTATTAACAGCTTTTGAAAGGGAACTCTATGAAATTGTACCTGAGTTAAAGCAAGCAAATCTACTGCATCGAGAATTAGTAAATCAACATAACTTTTCTGGATATCCGCCCAACAGTTATGCAGAACGTCCAGAAACTAGCACCAGCATTTCTAACTTATTGTTTGCAGGAGATTGGGTGAAAATGCCTTTTCCTTGCGGGTTAATGGAACGGGCAGTTAGTAGTGGCTTGTTAGCAGCCAATGAGATTTTATCTCGTGAGGGTTTGCAGAGGCGATCGCTTTTCTCAGTGAATCCAGAAGGATTGTTACAAATTTAG
- a CDS encoding sigma-70 family RNA polymerase sigma factor produces the protein MQLRQSIIEIFSTFVQFDADRFSRWATESRLRRSMQSCLNHTPKETSEYFWTLYWYKFWQNSETKLLAKQHLAAYLQEPCYWTSQKTAASFVSSQYKLSDCFQIAIAQVDRVLKNFNPSQTSSLRNYASVIFSSAIRETLRQRGEVDICTDWGLLRKISLKRLTESLENAGLSPDTINAYIVAWNCFKNLYVPTKASSSRQLAKPDNETWEAIAKAYNSQSTQPANAQILEKWLLSAAKAARKYLYPTPDSLNISKGSDDSWELLDNLPGNQQESLINEIVAQEEEQTRTSQQTDIHKVLVAAIAQLEPQVQQILQLYYSQNLNQDSIAKQLDIKQYTVSRRLTKARETLLKSLAKWSQDTLHIAVTSDLLTSMSGVMEEWMHNYYSVTC, from the coding sequence ATGCAACTTCGGCAAAGCATTATTGAAATTTTTTCAACTTTTGTACAATTTGACGCCGATCGCTTCAGTCGTTGGGCGACAGAATCAAGATTGCGTCGCAGTATGCAAAGTTGTCTCAACCACACGCCAAAAGAAACTTCTGAATATTTTTGGACTTTATACTGGTATAAATTTTGGCAAAATTCTGAAACTAAACTGCTGGCGAAGCAACATCTAGCAGCTTATCTGCAAGAACCCTGTTATTGGACATCCCAAAAAACTGCTGCTAGCTTTGTGAGTTCACAATACAAGCTTTCAGACTGTTTTCAGATTGCGATCGCCCAAGTGGATAGAGTTCTCAAAAATTTTAATCCCAGCCAAACCAGTAGTCTGAGAAACTACGCCAGCGTCATCTTCAGTAGTGCTATCCGGGAAACTTTGCGCCAACGTGGCGAAGTTGATATCTGTACAGATTGGGGTCTGTTGCGAAAAATCTCACTTAAGCGTTTAACTGAGTCTTTAGAAAATGCTGGGTTATCTCCAGATACGATTAACGCTTACATCGTGGCTTGGAATTGTTTTAAAAACTTGTATGTCCCTACAAAAGCCAGTAGTTCTCGCCAACTTGCAAAGCCTGACAATGAAACTTGGGAAGCGATCGCGAAAGCTTACAATTCTCAAAGTACTCAACCAGCTAATGCCCAAATTCTAGAAAAGTGGCTGCTAAGTGCTGCTAAAGCTGCACGCAAATATCTTTACCCTACCCCAGATTCTCTAAATATATCTAAAGGTAGTGATGATTCCTGGGAATTACTCGATAATCTACCAGGAAACCAACAAGAATCCCTGATTAATGAAATTGTTGCCCAAGAAGAAGAACAAACCAGAACTTCCCAGCAAACTGATATTCACAAAGTGTTAGTTGCTGCGATCGCTCAACTCGAACCGCAAGTACAACAAATTTTACAACTATATTACTCGCAAAATTTGAATCAAGATTCAATTGCCAAACAACTAGACATCAAACAATACACTGTTTCCCGGCGACTCACAAAAGCAAGAGAAACTTTGCTGAAGTCTTTGGCTAAGTGGAGTCAAGACACTCTGCATATTGCCGTCACTTCAGACCTACTTACAAGTATGAGTGGTGTGATGGAGGAATGGATGCACAATTACTACAGTGTCACCTGTTGA
- a CDS encoding DUF1822 family protein → MTANTIFSFAATDLILEIPTTAQNQAYLHLQSFSHPTSGYQAYLNELCLGAVLPWLKEDFTPQAKVWPTTTALSSFWELVSGTAITLDATRLILVPSETIDLSELRVPQEWVDLPNWAGDYYLAVQVEPDESYVRIWGYCTHAQLKTKGNYDASDRTYVVDASDMITDISVLAVAWEFCANEATRYAIPQIPTLPQAQAQNLIARLANPEIINPRLDIPFQLWGGLIAHGGWRQSLYERRLGLPEQRSVISWLQSGVSGVASAIGWGRLNLQLSAAARSVEQRQPGVTLSRQLAIAGQSYELSITPQGEPDAPYWRFELRNATVGAAIPGGFKLRLLTEDLQPFPNNEDIATTAVEQLYVEVALEPQEGIVWEIEPLPENYDREILKF, encoded by the coding sequence ATGACTGCTAACACCATATTTAGTTTTGCTGCAACAGACCTGATTTTAGAAATCCCTACGACTGCACAAAATCAAGCATATCTTCATCTTCAATCTTTTTCTCATCCTACTTCTGGTTATCAAGCTTATCTCAATGAACTTTGCCTGGGTGCTGTTTTGCCTTGGTTAAAGGAGGATTTCACACCCCAAGCAAAGGTTTGGCCTACTACCACTGCTTTATCCAGTTTTTGGGAACTAGTGAGTGGAACCGCAATCACACTAGACGCAACTCGCTTGATTTTGGTTCCTAGTGAAACTATTGATTTAAGTGAATTACGAGTCCCCCAAGAATGGGTGGATTTACCAAATTGGGCTGGTGATTATTACTTAGCCGTGCAAGTAGAACCAGATGAAAGCTATGTCAGGATTTGGGGCTACTGTACTCACGCCCAACTCAAGACTAAAGGTAATTATGATGCAAGCGATCGCACTTATGTGGTTGATGCTAGTGATATGATTACTGACATCAGTGTGTTAGCCGTAGCGTGGGAATTTTGTGCTAATGAAGCTACACGCTACGCAATTCCCCAGATACCAACCTTACCACAAGCACAAGCACAAAACCTGATTGCCCGTTTGGCAAATCCTGAAATCATTAACCCCCGCTTGGATATTCCTTTTCAATTATGGGGAGGATTAATTGCACATGGCGGTTGGCGGCAAAGTTTATATGAACGACGTTTGGGACTACCAGAACAGCGTTCAGTGATTTCTTGGTTGCAAAGTGGTGTTTCTGGGGTTGCTAGTGCTATTGGTTGGGGACGCTTGAATTTGCAATTGAGTGCGGCGGCGCGGAGTGTAGAACAAAGACAGCCAGGAGTCACTTTATCACGCCAACTAGCGATCGCTGGTCAATCTTACGAACTGTCGATTACACCCCAAGGTGAACCAGACGCACCATATTGGCGCTTTGAGTTGCGTAACGCCACTGTGGGCGCAGCCATTCCTGGGGGTTTTAAACTCAGACTACTCACCGAAGATTTACAGCCTTTCCCCAACAACGAAGATATCGCCACAACCGCTGTAGAACAACTTTATGTAGAAGTTGCCCTAGAACCCCAAGAAGGCATAGTCTGGGAAATAGAACCCCTTCCCGAAAATTATGACCGAGAAATTCTGAAATTTTGA
- a CDS encoding DUF4870 domain-containing protein produces the protein MREKHKQQMRTWAMLCHISALLAWILLFSLVFLGIPLYLPLNVVPPLMIWRFKKSQYSWIDFQGKESLNFQISLTLYILLIIIVSLFLMLVSFGLAVTTNGAVNAVNTVLNSLLMSWMWLIVILMLLQSFLVSFAAIKAYKGEHFRYPVTIRVLR, from the coding sequence ATGAGAGAAAAACACAAACAACAAATGCGTACCTGGGCGATGTTGTGTCATATCTCGGCTTTGTTAGCGTGGATATTATTATTTTCTTTAGTATTTCTTGGCATTCCTTTATACTTGCCGCTGAATGTTGTACCACCACTGATGATTTGGCGATTTAAAAAATCTCAATATTCGTGGATTGATTTTCAAGGTAAAGAATCTTTAAATTTTCAAATTTCTCTGACCTTATACATTTTACTAATAATCATTGTCTCCTTGTTCCTAATGTTAGTTAGCTTTGGTTTGGCAGTGACTACCAATGGTGCTGTCAATGCAGTGAATACAGTTTTAAATAGTTTACTAATGAGTTGGATGTGGTTAATTGTAATTTTAATGTTATTACAATCATTTTTAGTCAGTTTTGCTGCTATCAAGGCATATAAAGGTGAGCATTTTCGTTATCCTGTGACAATACGAGTTTTGCGTTAA
- a CDS encoding Gfo/Idh/MocA family oxidoreductase, with product MIGVAVVGTGFGQKVHIPGFKAYPRTEVVAVYHRDIDQAKAIAETHNIPHACETIADIVELPEVQAVSISTPPFLHYEMAKTVLQAGKHLLLEKPITLNVSQAKELYEIAQAKNVIATVDFEFRFVPGWQLFSELLSANYVGNKRLIKIDWLGSSRADASRPWNWYSSKDKGGGALGSLGSHAFDYIHWLFGPVRRLNAHLSTAIPARVDPASGELKPVDSDDTCVLTLLLADGTPCQVTISAVVYASRTHWVEVYGDRGTLVVGSENQKDYIHEFRVWGSQPGKPLSEIEIPSRLLFPQDYADGRISAFIRVIDQWVQGIETQQQTVPSLQEGVYSQLLMDLTHQSHETSSWVDLPN from the coding sequence ATGATTGGTGTGGCTGTTGTTGGTACTGGCTTTGGTCAAAAAGTCCATATTCCCGGATTTAAAGCTTATCCTCGTACTGAAGTAGTTGCTGTTTATCATCGAGATATTGATCAAGCCAAAGCAATAGCAGAAACTCATAATATTCCCCACGCTTGCGAGACAATTGCAGATATTGTTGAATTACCAGAAGTACAAGCAGTCAGTATCTCTACACCACCTTTTTTGCACTATGAAATGGCAAAAACAGTACTGCAAGCTGGAAAACATTTATTACTAGAAAAACCCATAACCTTAAATGTATCTCAGGCAAAAGAATTATATGAAATAGCCCAAGCTAAAAATGTAATTGCTACAGTAGATTTTGAATTTCGCTTTGTACCAGGATGGCAATTATTTTCTGAATTATTATCAGCAAATTATGTGGGAAACAAGCGGTTAATTAAAATTGATTGGTTAGGTTCCTCTCGTGCAGACGCTTCCCGCCCTTGGAACTGGTATTCTAGCAAAGATAAAGGTGGTGGTGCATTGGGGTCTTTGGGTTCCCACGCCTTCGATTATATTCATTGGTTATTTGGGCCAGTACGGAGATTAAACGCCCACTTAAGTACAGCCATTCCTGCACGAGTTGACCCTGCTAGCGGCGAATTAAAACCAGTCGATAGCGATGATACCTGTGTGCTGACGCTCTTATTAGCAGATGGTACACCTTGCCAAGTTACCATCAGTGCTGTTGTTTACGCATCTAGAACACATTGGGTAGAAGTTTATGGCGATCGCGGTACTTTAGTTGTAGGCAGTGAAAATCAAAAAGATTATATACATGAATTTCGTGTTTGGGGTTCCCAGCCTGGAAAACCTCTCAGCGAAATTGAAATACCCAGTCGGTTACTGTTTCCCCAAGATTACGCTGATGGACGAATTTCTGCATTTATCCGTGTCATAGACCAATGGGTACAAGGAATTGAAACCCAGCAACAAACAGTACCATCGTTGCAAGAAGGAGTTTATTCTCAATTGTTGATGGATTTAACCCATCAATCCCATGAAACAAGCAGTTGGGTAGATTTACCCAATTAA
- a CDS encoding retroviral-like aspartic protease family protein, giving the protein MNDAWRGWITTSKLALIAVMPTLIFLAYPHRVTAEDPGVCFMVTSSGTTIGLTKLCGLRKTPSQSSDNRVFRIPIKRRLGRTPIIDVTFNNKKTFEMIVDTGATGTVITQQMANTLKLQATGIMKAQIADGSQVQFSTSKVKSIAAGGVVAKNLEVAIAPNGVVGLLGHDFFGDYNITILEQAVEFQPR; this is encoded by the coding sequence ATGAACGATGCTTGGAGGGGTTGGATTACTACCAGTAAACTAGCTTTGATAGCGGTAATGCCAACGCTGATATTTTTAGCATATCCCCATCGGGTAACTGCTGAAGATCCAGGAGTATGTTTCATGGTAACTTCCTCTGGTACAACCATTGGATTAACAAAGCTTTGCGGTCTGAGAAAGACACCTTCACAATCTTCAGATAACAGAGTTTTTCGGATTCCCATCAAACGCCGCCTTGGTAGAACTCCTATAATTGATGTGACGTTTAATAACAAAAAAACCTTTGAGATGATTGTAGATACTGGTGCTACCGGCACAGTGATTACTCAACAAATGGCTAATACTCTCAAACTGCAAGCTACAGGTATAATGAAAGCCCAAATTGCTGATGGTAGCCAAGTGCAATTTTCAACTAGTAAGGTAAAATCTATAGCAGCAGGTGGAGTTGTAGCCAAAAATTTGGAAGTAGCGATCGCCCCCAATGGAGTTGTCGGACTACTAGGGCATGATTTCTTTGGCGACTACAACATCACTATTTTGGAACAAGCAGTAGAATTTCAGCCGCGTTAA
- a CDS encoding elongation factor G, translating to MIPRERIRNIGISAHIDSGKTTLSERILFYTGRIHAIEEVRGGGKGATMDFMPEEKLHGITITAAATTCQWHDTQINLIDTPGHVDFTIEVERALRVLDGAIMVLCAVAGVQSQSITVDRQMKRYRVPRLAFINKMDRMGANPFRVVQAIRDRLQLNAVLLQYPIGSENQFQGVIDLVEMTAHYFEGENGENWVKKLIPQTLVDEAQEARDKLLDALSLFSEPMTQMLLTGAEIPPALIWQTIRQATISLELTPVLLGSAFKNKGVQNLLDAIALYLPSPVDRDWGLGTGDTSGELQCIAGDWKRVFLIPNTQYPTPSTQYPIPNTQYPIPNVNNRLVALAFKLTVESFGQLTYTRIYSGTLKPGDTVYNSRTGERVQIGRLVRMHANKREEVKVAVAGDIVALLGVDCASGDTLCTGEPLVSLEKMFVPEPVITLAITPKKQEDSDRLSKALNRFQREDPTFRVSIDPESGTTLISGMGELHLEIYVERIQREYNTEVYVGTPAVAYRETIGQKATFDYRLKKQSGGSGQYAHISGWIEPTDEPFVFENRVVGGAIPKEYIPGCQKGFREAMQAGVVEGYPVTGVKVVLAGGSYHSVDSSELAFRSAAHQALEDAIAKAKPYILEPIMLVEVETPNEFMGRVQGDLSSRRGLLLGSETMQGYSVIRAEVPLVQMFGYSTELRSLTSGMATFTMEFACYRQACKAR from the coding sequence ATGATTCCCCGAGAACGCATCCGCAATATTGGTATTTCTGCTCACATTGACTCTGGTAAAACTACGCTATCAGAGCGAATTCTCTTCTACACGGGCAGAATCCACGCCATTGAGGAGGTGCGGGGAGGCGGCAAGGGTGCAACCATGGACTTTATGCCAGAGGAAAAACTGCATGGCATCACCATCACCGCCGCTGCCACGACTTGTCAGTGGCATGATACGCAAATTAATTTAATTGATACACCAGGACATGTAGATTTCACCATTGAAGTCGAGCGTGCCTTGCGGGTGTTGGATGGGGCAATTATGGTGCTGTGTGCCGTAGCGGGTGTGCAGTCCCAATCGATTACCGTGGATCGTCAGATGAAACGCTACCGCGTGCCGCGTTTGGCATTCATCAACAAAATGGATCGCATGGGGGCAAATCCATTTCGTGTAGTACAGGCAATACGCGATCGCTTGCAATTGAATGCTGTGTTACTCCAGTATCCCATCGGCAGTGAAAACCAGTTCCAGGGTGTGATTGACCTAGTAGAAATGACCGCTCACTACTTTGAGGGTGAAAATGGTGAAAACTGGGTGAAAAAGCTAATTCCCCAAACTTTAGTTGATGAGGCACAAGAGGCACGAGACAAGCTGCTAGATGCTTTGTCGCTGTTCTCAGAACCAATGACACAGATGCTGCTAACAGGTGCAGAAATTCCCCCAGCACTGATTTGGCAAACTATTCGCCAAGCAACTATCAGCTTGGAACTCACACCTGTATTGCTGGGTTCAGCATTCAAAAACAAAGGAGTACAAAACTTATTAGATGCGATCGCTCTTTATCTACCATCTCCCGTAGATAGGGACTGGGGACTAGGGACTGGTGACACTTCGGGTGAGCTTCAGTGCATCGCTGGGGACTGGAAAAGAGTTTTCCTAATACCCAATACCCAGTACCCAACACCCAGTACCCAATACCCAATACCCAATACCCAATACCCAATCCCTAATGTTAATAATCGCTTAGTGGCTTTGGCATTCAAACTCACTGTAGAATCCTTTGGACAATTGACCTACACCCGTATTTACTCAGGCACGTTGAAACCGGGTGATACCGTCTACAACTCTCGTACTGGGGAAAGGGTACAAATCGGACGATTGGTGAGAATGCACGCCAACAAGCGCGAAGAAGTGAAAGTTGCTGTGGCTGGGGATATTGTAGCTTTATTGGGTGTTGATTGTGCTTCTGGTGATACCTTGTGTACCGGGGAACCACTAGTGTCTCTAGAAAAGATGTTTGTGCCGGAACCAGTGATTACCTTGGCAATTACACCCAAAAAACAGGAAGATAGCGATCGCCTTTCCAAAGCACTCAATCGCTTCCAACGAGAAGACCCAACCTTCCGAGTCAGCATCGACCCAGAATCAGGGACAACTCTGATCTCTGGGATGGGCGAACTTCACTTGGAAATCTATGTAGAACGCATCCAACGGGAATATAACACGGAAGTTTACGTTGGTACTCCCGCCGTAGCTTATCGGGAAACCATTGGACAAAAAGCGACTTTTGACTACCGACTCAAGAAACAATCAGGTGGTTCTGGTCAATATGCCCACATCAGCGGGTGGATTGAACCTACAGATGAGCCATTTGTGTTTGAGAACCGCGTCGTTGGGGGTGCGATTCCCAAAGAATACATCCCCGGATGCCAAAAAGGTTTCCGCGAGGCAATGCAAGCAGGAGTGGTAGAAGGCTATCCTGTAACCGGGGTGAAAGTCGTTTTAGCTGGAGGTTCCTATCACTCAGTTGACTCTTCAGAGTTGGCGTTTCGGTCAGCAGCCCATCAAGCCCTTGAAGATGCTATTGCCAAAGCCAAACCCTATATCCTTGAACCTATCATGCTTGTAGAAGTGGAAACACCCAACGAGTTCATGGGAAGAGTTCAAGGCGACCTCTCCTCTCGTCGGGGTTTATTGTTGGGTTCCGAAACCATGCAGGGATACTCAGTAATTCGGGCTGAAGTTCCCCTGGTGCAAATGTTTGGCTATTCTACAGAATTGCGATCGCTCACTTCTGGCATGGCAACCTTCACAATGGAGTTTGCTTGCTATAGGCAAGCTTGTAAAGCTCGATGA